In Euphorbia lathyris chromosome 2, ddEupLath1.1, whole genome shotgun sequence, the sequence acactcagtacccgctgaccaagaaccagccgCTGAGttattccctcaagggctgactaaacgtaaaagtgaacctaaaattgttttcactgaccagtctactcctgtagagattgttgaaacacagacagcgcAAGACaacaatctaccaaaggagataagaattccaagaggactctcagagagtgctattcttgataccgctgagaataccctgatgacaagaaatcaactcaggagatacctcagcaacgtagcattcgtctcagttcaggaactaaagaatttcgctgaagctgagcacgatgaattctggatgagtgcaatgcaagaagaacttgatcaattcagaagaaatgatgtatgggagttagtgccacatccaaagagtcaaaagaccataggaacaagatgggtcttccgtaacaagctggatgaacaagagaacgtggtcagaaataaagcaagacttgtagctcagggctacagtcagcaagaaggtattgactatggtgagacttttgccccagtggcaagactagaggctattagaattttatgtgcatatgcatcttatatgaactttaatttatttcaaatggatgttaagagtgcatttcttaatggagttataaacgaggaagtttatgttaatcaacctccagggtttgaggaccctaagttcccaaaccacgtttataaactcaaaaaggctctgtacggcctcaagcaagcaccacgtgcttggtatgagaggctgaccagtttcctgctgactagaaattacgtcagaggcaaagctgatacaaccctattcattaagaggaagggtaaagataccctattggctcagatttatgtggatgatatcatttttggtgccactaacgagtcaatgtgcaaggaatttagcaagcaaatgcagactgagtttgaaatgtcaatgataggagaactcaacttcttccttggacttcaaatcaaacaaggaaaaaatggcatcttcataagtcaagctaaatatgccaatgagatattgaagaaatatgatcttgaaaattgcaagccaatatctactcctatgggcactgacactgtcttatgcgctgacgagaatggtaagtcggtagatagcaaattgtatcgaggtatgataggctctctactttacttaatagcgagtagaccggacattcagttctcagtatgctattgtgctagatatcaatctaaccctaaggaatctcattacatagctgtaaaaaggatccttggatatttgcaaagctcagtgaatgcaggtttatggtatcccaacactcatgatttcacactcgttggatacactgacgctgactatggacgagacaagcttgaacgaaaaagcacctctagaggatgccacttcctagggagatgtcttgtatcctggttcagcaagaagcaggcgtcattagccctgtcaaccactgaagctgagtacattgctgctggaagctgtgttactcaagtcctatggattaagcaacagcttgaagactatggcgttctaacaaagacaattgaggtcaaatgtgataacaaaagtgcaattgatctatcaaagaacccaatccagcatagcaggatgaagcatgtcagcatcagacatcacttcattagagaccatgtactcaagggtgagatcaagctgacctatgtcccaacggatgagcagcttgcggatatcttcacgaagccactagctcgtgagcaattcagcatactgagagaagccattggtatgtttaatcctcttcagtaaattccagtcctaaatatatattcaaaatgttgagtgaattaccatgctgaatgatttatgctattaCTTGCTAAGTAGATAGATATATGCTGAATGAttatatcaagctgacctactAAGCATAAGAACCATTCCTTTGcacaacactgactactcataactttaaacgcttgaaattcttaacactgagtaaagagccgttgcaaactttaatgcaaaacacgcgaattcaatagccacctaggatgacgtataggctataattagaaaagaCACGCGCCGtatatgtcataaatgccagaatctttgtcgattgagaatctcgaggtcaAATTGACAACGCAACATCTTGGATCGACTCaatacctctataaatagtggatgtaTTCCCACTATGATCTCTctacgcttagaaatctttggcatttataTTTCTCTATCAAAATATTCCCAAActtcccaaaacttctctgagaatatgaCAAAAGTCTCtatgaacatctccggtgccggtcactcctaaaaccgctccgatgacaatCCACTTCTCCTACCCAGCGTAATCCCACTGGAGCTGTtacgccgagcaagaaagctcaagctgtccTAGCTACTTCTTCTAAAGGGAAACAACAGACgaaggacaagggtaagaaagtcgtacaacgcacctacactcaagtctttgagagtgtgagggggtggAAGATTGACCAATCTCGTTGGTTCTCACCCGGATTCGTGGATGCCGAGCAACCTTTCTGCGAGTGGATCAAgaaaaatggctggaccgagctgttctcagttcgtgattatacttaccctgagttggtacGCGAATTTTACGCCAACTTGAAAGTCGCCAAAGATGACAGGAACTACCTAGCCACTAATATTCGAGGAAAGAACATCTCCATCACCCCAACGTACCTTGCCTCACTGTTTAAGTTAAAgaacgaaggagctatacttcgtaagtCAGGTGACCATGACAAAACCGACTACGTTaagaccttctgcaaacctgagggtcacaaAGGTGAAATCTCGAGCacgtccatgggtcagcatcaaaagatggcccattatatactgacaaatttcctctaccccaaaataaactgcaccaactcagcaaccaacttcgagcagtgcttcatatggcacatgctgacctacacgccgaTCAATATGCCTGTTTTCATCATCGGTGGGTTTTTACGAAGTACAGGAACCCTTAGGATGGGCTTCTTCATCACTCGAATCCTCCAGGATCACAAGGTAGACACGGTTGCGGAGATTCGAATTCAGGGAACTGAAATAACAGCTGGTGCCCTATTTGGTTTGGCATATGACCTACCAATTATGCTGAAGGAAGGAAAGGGGGAAGCTGAACAGAATGCTGATGGGGAAAACACTAAGGGGGCTGTGACTCGCAAGGGCAGAACATAatgaaagaggaaagctgtgcaaagcacctctaaaggAGCTGCCTCTGCCCCAAAGAGGATCAAAGTTGTATATAACGGAACACAACCTCTAACTCAGCAAAGTCTGGGTGTATCTAGATCAGCTTCGAAACGACCTAgggaagctgagcctgagacAGAGGAAAGGGACGACATTGAAGAGCAACCGCtgagcaagaagaagaagaagctcaacTTTGAGTTAAGACCCATCAAAGCCATACCGACAGACatcgtcgttcctcctaactctcACTATGCACAAAGTCAAGGAattgacgctgagcaacagGATGAGGAAGAAAACGACCAAGATCAAGTAGGCGGTCAGCTTGATGAGGAAGAGTTGGATGACCagtttgaagaagatgaactggaTGATGAGTCAAATGAGGAAgacagtggtcaggatgacactgaagaAACAGTTGAGGATGAGCAgtttgaaccaatcaacactgagttggttgaagaagaagaagctgagcacaCAGAAACTACTCCTGCTGCTCAAAGGGAAAACTCACTTAATGACTCTATCGAGTCCATTCCTTGTGATCCCACTCCTCCAAAGCTTAAAAGACTCAGAAAGAAGAGCGCCGTTTGAAAATCGGTCATTGACCTAATGGGAGACTCCCCGCTGAGAGATGAAATCACTGACCTTACTGAGGTACATCTcaaatacttctccaacccTCCTGAGTCTAACCAAGGGCActtagaaaatcaagcctctgtttctccaaaggaacatgccgacttaaatgcCTCCGCAAATCCAAGCAATGCCGAGCAATTGCTCGAAGATTCTGCTCCTCAAACTGTTGAGCAAGATAAGGAATTTCCTGCCCAGGTGGATGCTGAACTTCCTCCAATTCTGTCAccaagtcagcttcagcctgacaccGTGCAAGGAACTCTTTCTGCCGATCCTCCACTTCCCCAAATAAATGTGCAGAATCAGCTTCAGTCAGCTTCAACTGACAATGCTGGGCCAACCAATGtcgagcagaaccaaacattgcccttattcggttctactccacTTCCGGCATCAAGGCCAACACTGGATGGATCCTTTAATTACAAcattgcctctgagtctggtagaCGAATTGTTGACTCAGCTCACGCTCTCATCCAAGACCTCCAAAAATCCAgtaccaatgccgttgaatccAGTTCTGTTGAGACAACTTCACTCTcatctatcactcagcttctcaccgaGATTAAAGGTATGAAGGACCTTCTGAGTGTTATAACTACActgcaatctcaacagccccgGCAGGACTCTATACTGAaactggccgaactccagctgaccattgtCAACCATATGAATTCGCTCCAACAGGAAtttcatcaactgtcagctgcgaactcagcatatgccacttctgccgaagtcCAACATCTCTTTCGCcaacttcacactgagcaagagaaaacaaatcaTCAGCTTTtcacctcctcccaatgctccattgagcaaatttctGAGGCTGTGCGTCTGCTAAACTTGAATAGGCAAGAGATGGCCACTGATGAGCTTAAAACGaacgagattctgaagtattctcgagcCATCTACAACGATGTGCGTAAAATCCAGGGTCAGCGTGAGTATTATGATTCATCTCTgctcaagatgtttcatcaagcttttgcaatcCTCACTGACACCATGCACTGGattggcaagtctcaagccgctGTGTTAAGCATGCTGAGTGCCGCATCTATCGATATTCCTTGAGACATTATCGATGATGGCATTCCCATCTTCgacggaatgaatgaaagcTCGAAAAAGCTAAAGGCATTTTCTCAACGTCTCGCTCAAGCTGCCAATGACTCAATCTTCATTCCcaaacctgatgatggcaaaaagggggagaaagatcaagccccaagaactcagcaagcTTCAGGTAGTCAGCAACAGAAGGGCAAGGGCAAACAAAAGTAGCTTAGTTGTTGTCTTTTGAACCTCTATATCTGTTCTTTTTGTTAACTCTGTTGTGCTGACTTAAATcaaattatatgcatctctaTCTCTTTCGAAATGACTACctttatgcgatgcttacttaagtaattaatataatttgttaaaaacgCATCTTCATTGAATCATCTGTGCTTTACTGTCTATATTATTTGATGATATGActgctgtgttgatcatgcatgttgaccacttcttatatgtcgatttaactaaaactcattgaacaaatcatactcagcgctctctgatatttaaaccttccgcgtaaaactgagttaaatagaatatgttccatgagctgacctatctctgaaaactgaccttagacttattcaattaaaccttgaaatgtttagagtaaaactaagtcagtagctcaacccttacgggggagttaattactttaggtcaactatcatgggggagctcaacactgagttcttcgactgaatatttttgccaacatcaaaatgggggagtttgttgaaacacctttccacatgattttgatttgacaaaattatttaagtaaaaatattctaacacattaaatttaataagctttgatttattacactaatgtgtttgttcaatgttgagtttaattgtatataagacattgagaataAAAAGACCAAAGGCCCattaagtggaagtcaagcccaagtcaacatatcAATATCATTCGGCCCAAGAGATTCCAAAACGgagccgtatcaactaaaacgatgactcagcaagagaaggatcgagaagccttcgtggaaaaagcttcaagatgaagctgctgagttggacgacaaagcagtcaggacagcggcaggaaatgttcaacttccagacaaagtatttccactttgggaaaagatcagaaggcgcagaaagctgtctcgtggacttttccttaaatggcgaaacattctgccgaagactgacgaagacagaagatgcaagaattctattggccaacgacgctgagcacgcacagagtgacaacgacaggaagccgtttccctccaacggttatttcgaaattcgaaatgaccaggtgcctcaagtgtcactatataaaggccatccatttgcttcaatcgatgcagatcttcaactagcaatcacgctgaccaaattcatactcgaagaatctgtgagaaaagcaaagcaaataccttacaccaatttccatacttttgtgtaaaagtctagagtgatttccaatcatctaaagtgtcttagcaattattgtttaggacaatctcattatcatttctagaagtatagaaaggagaggctgagtactcggttatagtactcagcgatagaataggagtgagtagaggtatagaggaaggtactcttgttatactcagcttctagttgtaaaaggtttggtgctctacctttaaagagctcagtagagaattcgaaagctcggaacgtgttccggggacaggacgtaggcgtagaggccgaacctggataaatcttctgagtaacatctctctaaccttaaactcctttgatatatatattgcttgcttgaaaactgactaagtaaagaggtcacgctgagttgtgtgcattgagtatctgagttcaggaatagactcaagtgttatctcctgactcaaggaaagaagctgacttagtcaacggttgactaagctagtgtcttaaactcactcagcgcgctgtgtaattctcttcataaagaaaaagaagtcagccttaacgaacaaattttaaaatagttcatatcccccccttggaactatacttgttacgttataagggaccaacacaaacACCCTttggtatagaggaaggtactcttgttatagtcagcttctagttgtaaaaggtttggtgctctacctttaaagagctcagtagagaattcgaaagctcagaacgtgttccggagacaggacgtaggcgtagaggccgaacctggataaatcttctgagtaacatctctctaaccttaaactcctttgatatatatattgcttgcttgaaaactgactaagtaaagaggtcacgctgagttgtgtgcattgagtatctgagttcaggaatagactcaagtgttatctcctgactcaaggaaagaagctgacttagtcaacggttgactaagctagtgtcttaaactcactcagcgcgctgtgtaattctcttcataaagaaaaagaagtcagccttaacgaacaaattttaaaatagttcatatcccccccttggaactatacttgttacgttataagggaccaacacaaacACCCTTTTGGCCCGTTCTATCACGTCGTTTCCATTGAGGATATTACGCGCCCTCTCAGCTGATTCGTTGCCTAGCTCCCATCGAACGGATTCCACTATTTTGTCAAAAAATGACTCAGAAGACCATTCATGCGAAGGTTGTACCGGGCCATCAAGATGTGGTATAATTTGTTCAAGGGGACTATCATTGGGGTCATCGTTGGCAGGGGTATTCCCCGTTTTCTTGTAGTGGAGGCACTCCTAGTGGGATTATTTGAAGACATGCTTGAATGTTCGTTGTGTAACCCTATTACTACtaggattccacgctcaccACACCAATTGATATTGTGTAGATTTAGCAACATCGTAAAGcatccctgtgaggcgccgttgggatcggcgggggggcactccgatgcctaagtcagtaaactacttaagagaataaaatataattacaaaGCAAGGTTAAGAAGAGTGTGCAAGTGTACCTCTGTTGTCATGTTAcaagggtatttatataggtttgagTGATAACTGTAATAACCTTCTCTTAATGCCCTTTTAATGAAGAGTAATGCTCTTTTAATGTAGTCTAACTCCATCCTCTAACCTCCGAGCTTTGGCAGGTTTTGAGATATCATTAATGCTAGTTTAATGCTAGTGAGTTGCGCCGTATAGTCATTTGTTTCTTCCAAAGGCGGATCCATTCTTCTCCCTGTCGGGCGGATCTTTGTAAGAATCCATGGCACGACATCGTATTTCCAACTATGAGCTGCATGGCGGATCATAAGTGGAACTTATGAGACGACACCGTATTTCCCGCTATGTGCTATGTGGCGAATCGTAAGAAGGACTTTATGAGATGACACCGTATTTCTATCTGTACGCCATATACGCCTTGGAGGCGGGCCTTGATCTTGCCTTTTTCCCTTTAAGCCCTCTTCGTGAGGGAATATCTTCGGTTTAGTCCTCCATGTTTCATGGCGGGTGTTATCACATGGGCTTGTAAATGTCCCtcctatttatatataaaataaagtgTACCTGGACGTGACAGCTCCTGATAGGTCTTCGGACCCTATCTTTCCATGCCAAGATATATCTGAATATGGGGAGCGTGCATTTGGAATCCAGCGTGCTCATTGGTCCACATGTTTTCCTAAGCAACTCCCAAAGACAACCTTTGGACTTGAGGTGGCCGAAGTCGTGACTTTAGCCAAAAATAACGTTGTAATGGGCTTTGGTGGAATTTGGCCCATTTGGATCATATCGAGGTATGACTTTCAAAAGCCCAATTAACTTATTAGTATCATCggttataataaaatttaatgaaaaGGTGAAAGTTGGAACATGGGATAAGGTGGAAAATACAACACAAGTATATTATATATGAATAATTAAAAGTCAATATGTTAATTTTGTTTGAATATCACGTTATTAAACAAAAATCACGTGAAAGGGGACAAAAAGTATCATCACacatttcacaaaaaaaaaaaaaatctacaaacaattattattttatattaaaaatgaggtttaacatttaattttgcgttaattatatatagatgttcTATGATTTTGTCGATATACAGATGTGtatttatggtattttttttcaaacacaACTATGTGGTTTGTACAATTTTGTAAACGCAATCTTATGGTTTGCAAAGTTTTACATTTGGATTtactttgtcagaatttgatcgataacaatctcaaaatgaaaattttcaattgttcaactttttaggtttgatgtcgtttaagtgttgttttttatgagagaaagttaatgtttaaagAGAAAACTAAAAACATGATgattttaaaaacaaaattttgcAATGACATGACATCAGTTGTAATTAACCTTTTAATTTATAGTTGAAATTGTAAAATACTACTACCGTTGGAGGCTATACAAAGAAATATTAGCTTTTGTTTATTAAAAAGAGTGTTTGTATagaaaggaaagagaaagtttGTTACTAATTTAGATAACAAGTAATATGGATCTATAAATAATTGTGTCCATTAGACTTTATCTTATCCACATTTGTAGCTCCTTAAATAGAGACATTATTTAAAAAAGTAGTAGAGAAATTACAAATTTAGCCTTTAGTGGCACTAATGTAAATAAGTAGTAGAGAAattaaacatttaaaaaaagttTGTACGTGGTGCGTACCTAAATTTCTAACAAGTCATCAACCTCTCTCTATAAATACCCTCACATGCTTTCTCTTCCTCTTTGcattttgtttcttttgtttttctgttCATTTCTAGAGAGAGTGAGGGATAGCTTCTCTTCTTTTGTTTTTTCAGGTCAACGCTCGACTGgtttgcttcttcttcttcttcttctggtaTCCCTTTTCTCAGATCAAGATCAAGTGAGTGAAGCTCTTCCtgattcctttttttttttttttttttatgtgcaATTTTGGCTCAGatctgttttctttttcttttttctaaaaAGAAAACCACCTCAATTTATGCACCAAATCTTTCACTCttcttaatttaatattatcATAAGATTAATTAATCATGTCATCTGTTCCTTCCTGCAATCAGTAATGTCTCTTATCTTTATCCATTTCTTGTTTAGAATTTACTCATTGTTCTTTGTATTTACAACAAAACAAATGGAATAACTGTTTCAAAGAATTAGGTTCAATTTCACTAGCTAAATGAACAATGAAGCTGACTTTAATTTGGGGATTTTGTTGAGAAAGAGGTGGGAAAAAAAAACCCCTGGCTTTGTTCACCTTTTTGGAAGCAGAATTACATCCCTTAAGCTTGACGTGTTCTTCTCTTGGGCTATGCAGAACATTTGGCGCAGAACCCTTGGGAGCAAAGAACCTGTACAAGTTTCTGATTTTGCTGAATTTACGACAGAGCAATGGAGGTATATGGAAAATCCATGGTATCAGGTCCTGCCAATGTTATTTATCTATCCGCTATTCTGGGCCGGGAAGGGCCATTTCCTGTCCACAAATGCGATTGGAAATGTGAGAATGAGCATGTGTGTGGTAACATGTATCGCTGCAAGCTGACTGCGCTCACTCACATCTGTGACAAGAACTGTAACCAGAGAATTTTGTATGATAATCATAGTTCCCTTTGCCGGGCAAGCAGACAGATTTTTCCTCTGTCGCCAGCTGAGGAGCAGGCAGTAAGAGGAATCCGGAGGAAGAATGATGCTGAGAGTTCCCCGGCTGAAAGCTGTGCTTTAAAGCGCAGGCGAGATGCCCAGTTTCATCCTTCTCCTTTTGAGCGATCTTTCTCTGCTGTTAGTCCAATCTGCAGCCAAGTTGGGGATGGCATGGATATGAACTAGATATATCTATCATATAAATGACATAATGTTCCCTTAACCCCCCAcacaccccccccccccccccccccccccccccccccacaccccccttttcttcttttttggtGGAACAAATATGGATACATGAACTTTGTGGACAATCTGAAATGGGCTGGATGTGTACTCTTGTCTGTAGGAACTTAATATCGCattttatgtttaattataTGTAGCTCTTAAAGTAGCATAGCTTGACTTTCAGTAGAGATATCAAACGTGATCTTTTCGCATATGCAACTCATATTGAATTCAGTTTGAGTTTTAGCCATGCCGTTCATTTCTAAACTTAGAGATGACAGGATTTATTCTAGTCGTGCATAAGACTTGACTTGAGTACTATGCAGGGGCCTGTTGATTTCAGCAATGCACTTTTTACTTGGCTGACTACTTCTTTTATACTTCACTGTGGTTTGCATTTGTGTCATGCTTCTTTATTTGTTATAAGAATGTGATCCTGCAGTGATGGGTTACAGCGACGGACATACATTTGGTTTTTAAACAGATGTTTTCTGTGGGCATTGTTGATTGCTGCAGAGACTATTTGATGTTCGACGAGTGGGGGTTTTTCATTATCTAATAGGAAATTAAAATGctatttcactttattttgtccATTTTGTTGCAGGTCAAAGAAGATCGATGTGGCCATTCATTtgcttttgctttgctttgcttgtgttttttgttcattttcctgaaataaatgttatttttgcAGGGTTTGATTTGAAGTTTGTCGAATGCAAGggtttttcaaaaatttcatgCAATACTAATTGTGCTTTATGATGACattctgaaaatgaaaattatatccATCATTTCCTCATTTtggtaatttttcttttttgcagTTGAGAAGATGCGGTGTTTGATTGTGATGTTGAACTGGCAGAATGTCATATTTCAACATTTTCCACCTTTCTCTTCTATTGGGGAATTGGCTATTGCTTCATGCTAGAGGTGTTTCAAGATCAACTGATGGTTGTGTAACCAAATGGAAAGAGAACATACAGCTACATCAAAAGCCATGACTGAAGGCACAACTCTACTAGTTAACTCAAATCTGGTAAGAACCATTCCTCTAATTCATCGGTTGAACCACCAGTTTGAACTTGGCTAGACCATGTTGTAGACCTGGGGCATTCCTTCTTTTCGATAGGTTCTCCCTTGAACACCTAGCGTGGGAAGCAGTTCTGCAAAAATCGAATCCCAAACATGGGTTGATTTTGAC encodes:
- the LOC136218490 gene encoding uncharacterized protein, producing MEVYGKSMVSGPANVIYLSAILGREGPFPVHKCDWKCENEHVCGNMYRCKLTALTHICDKNCNQRILYDNHSSLCRASRQIFPLSPAEEQAVRGIRRKNDAESSPAESCALKRRRDAQFHPSPFERSFSAVSPICSQVGDGMDMN